AGTGAAATAAGTTATTGAGGCATTTAGATATATGGGTTTCTccctatattttttcctttcagcctTTGAGTTCTCTGGCATAAGAACTATtgggaaggaaaacaaaggacTAAAAACAGAGGGCTAAATTGTTTCTTGAATCTCCTGGAATGGATTGTGTCAGGGGTAAGGAAGGCAGACTGCTAAAGAGAGGAGGTCATAGAAGTATCAAGCTGAGGAAAGTGTCCTCAAGATGAGGGTTGATTCTACAAATGAAGTGGACCCAGAACTAGCCCCTGGGGAAGGGCCActctggggaggggaagggagcagaCATCTGGGTGAATTGGCTTGGTAAACCATCAAGGGAAGCTATATCCCAGGAACCAGGGCTCCTAGACTGAATTGATTTTTGAGCCATGGTGGCATAAAACTCACAAAGCTTTGGGATTTCAAGGGACAGTGCAGGCTGGGGAAATCTGCATTCTGGTAGTCCAGTGTATTTTGACATTCTTGAGAGCCTGAGTCATGTATGTGGCCCTAAGGGAATGGATGGGATTGTAAGCAGTGAGATGGTAGGATTTGGGGTGAATTGGGAATGAGAAAATGGCTGAGAGAACTTTCTCTGAGTCCAGAGTCAAGAAACTTGGAGTCAGATTTAATTTGCTTTGTGGAACTTTGTGGAAGAGATGGTCTCAATTTCTTCCACTCTTGGGAAACTTAACTTCCATTTTGGTTAGCTAGGAAGTCATTCACAAGCAAAGAACTTTGCTTCCCTAAaatgccctcttttcctccttctttggAAATGCTTGGAACTTTTTTATGGGAAAGGATTATAGTTTCTttaactttgggagacagtgacaAGTAAAGTCTgagaggatggggaaggggcagaaaaGAAAGGTTcataaaactaaaagacacttacatTAAGTGCTCAAGGCTGAATGAGGAGCAGACAGGATCATGTGTAATAATGGCTAGAAAAATAGAGCTATTCATATGACAGTTACTCATTTTTCTAAaacaacatataaaattaaaggaaaatgggTTAAGAACCTGTGAATATTACCTAGCCATGAATGGATGGATATTGCTAACTATATTCCAGCTCCATAGCCAATCTGAGGAAGGTGAGAAATGAAGCCCTCTGAGAAACAGAACATGATAGCTGCTGTGATAcatatttcataaaatgttttcttatggAGTGTGCCGTTCTGCACATTCCCAACGCTGTCGGAGCTGGATCAGGGAGAGAGATGAGGGACGCAAGTTTTCTCACTAACTCACCCTTTCTTTCATGTTTGGCACACAAACTTTTGGTTCAGTTGACAGTCTCAGGACACATCTGCAAACATTTTCCTGTTTGGTATGAATGgaaatccctggagtaggaaatggcaacccactccagtattcttgactggaaaatcccatggacagaggaacctggcgggctacagtccaggtctTTACAGtccgcaaagagtcaaacacaactgagcatgcatgcagtcgtggaaatatttattgaaaggatatGAGTGGAAGTAGAGCAAGGCTCCTGAACCACTTTGGGGGTTTCTAAGAACAAAAAGGGGAGGGGTGAAAGTGGACAGCTAATGAGAGAAACAAGGCTCCATCTTCTACTAGTGCAAAAATTCCTTCAAGATACAAACCCTGTAATTCAACTACAGTAAAATTagaaactagaaggaaaaaatgtttcattCCCATCAAGGCATGCATGTTAGCATAGAGACCTAAAAGCCTCAAATAGAGACACTCAAATAGACCAGAGGGTATTTTTTAATGAGCTTTGTTAAATGCTTCAGCACTATGAGGACAATTCTATATCTACATCTCTTCAAAGATGAAACAAATACAGACATAGAACAGTGTGTTTAATGGGTTAGTAACTATAGATTACACACAAGACAAGGATAAGGAGACATCTAAATTCTTCACAAATATTCTCAGGTAAATGTAGACTATTATTAACAACAggagaattattaaaaaaaataatgccaacTTATAGCACAGCACAGCCAGCTAAGGGCAGGAAGTGGGGAAGAGATAGGACATGCTCACAATATGGCATTGTGGGAGTCACTGTAACAGAGACAGTCTTTATATGGTGGTGTTTGTTTGTCAAAGCCAATTCCTGCATTCAACATGATGGCAACGACCTAAGGCTATGACCTTAGGGTTTCTGATCCTCGGTGTCCTGGTCTTCCCTAAAGTCCAGCACATGGCATGGGAACCCAGGCAGCCCATCTTTTACATGACCACTGGCAGAAGTGAGTCTCTGGCTTCTGGGCCCATGAGGAAGAGTTAATTCACCTCCCAACTATGGGAGACAGGTGCTCGACACCTGATGCTATTTTCCGTCTACAGAAATATTTGGAAGAGAATTAGTAAGGGAGTTGTGTTGGAGAGAATGGGAATTTTGTACAGTGTATTTTGTTGTAGTGTCAGAAACTGCCCAAATGCACTGTCCAAGCTCCAACTTCCCTTCACTCCATGGGTGGCAAAGGTCTTTGGAGGATTTAAAAGCCAGCAGGTGTTTAATCTGGGCATGAAGAGACAGATGCTGAAGTCCAAGTGGACTGTGAGCCAAGGGGGAAattcttctggcctgcagagcaactgagcccagtGAAGGGCTTGGGCAGGTCCCACACAACAACCAGCGCAGATGGCTGGTACCAAACGCCTAAATATTTCCAAAGGTGGAGATTCCACAGTGCTTCCACCCTCCCCTTTATTCCATATATGCCCTTTCGTTCAACGACATACACAATATTTCTGCTATAGAAACATAATAAAGAGTTCAGGTAGCAATTGACATTTCTTGAATAGTATTTTAAAGAGAATGCTACGACTGACAGAGTTTATAAGCTGGAGAATAATTTTGAAGGCTAGAAGgatttttaacttttcagtttATTATCATGCCAGTAATTAAGAGCCATACTTGAAATGCGGCTATTCTGAGTTTTAATGGCTCTCTAGCAAACTAGTATCTTGAGCACACTTATAGAAAAAAGGCTGGGGTGTGGGGCAGGACACTGCTCAAAGTGCCTAGTGTGGTCCATAGCTACACACATTGCAGAGacccagatgtagagaacaaacataggTATACCAAGAGGGAACGGTGGGggaatgggatgaattgggagattgggactgacatacatacactattgacaccatgtataaaatagataacagtgAGAATCTActgtacagcccagggaactccgtgcgctgtggtgacctaaatgggaaggaaccCCCACCAAATGGCTAACTATGTATATcagacagtcagttcagtcactcagtcgtgtccgactctttgcgaccccatggactgcagcacgccaggcctccctgtccatcaccaactcccagagtttactcaaacccatgtccattgagtcagtgatgccatccaaccatctcatcctctgttgtccctttctcctcccatcaacaatctttcccagcatcagggtcttttcaaatgagtcagttctttgcatcaggtggccaaagtattggagtttcagcttcaacatcagtccttccaatgaatattcaggactgatctcctttaggatggactggttggatctccttgcagtccaaggggctctcaggtcttctccaacaccacagttcaaaagtgtcaattcttcagtgctcagctttctttatagtctaactctcacatccatacatgactactggaaaaaccatagtcttgactagacagacctttgctgtaaagtaatgtctctgctttttaatatgttgcctaggttggttataactttccttccaaggagtaagcatcttttaatttcatggctgcaatcaccatctgcagtgattttggagcctaaaaagataaagtctgccactgtttccccatctatttgccatgaagtgatgggaccggatgccataatcttagttttctgaatgttgagctttttttttttttttttttttttagcctccagcatcttttatttttcctagaaCCTGTATACAATTAACTCTAGCAGGGCAATACTCAATACTGTTTAAGCCTCACATTTTAGATTAACTACTTATTATAAATGTGAATGCACATCCTCATAACTGGGAAACTGacgtatttacttatttatgtaacCACAAAATTTTATATGCAACAGGAGCTTTTATACTATAGAATCTGACCTTACAAACTAGCTTACATATAAAAGTTACTTTGCTCATCTGTCCTAATCTAGAAAGTGTTGCACCAATGCTTAAGATGTTATTAAAACAGATGAGTTCTCTCAACACAAGGTTAAACAAACCTGAAGCTCCACCCTAGAAATACAAACGCAtaatttgaaaattgttttacCAGAAATAGCTTATGAGCAACTCTTACCAAAGTAGTACTATAGGGAGTTACAGTGTTGACCAAAAGAAGACACAGGTTTctcattaaactttttttaatgggTCTCAAATTCTGTGACAGATTTTTGGTCaagttgttttcattaaaaagtactgattttaaaaactaataacttAAACTGCCACACACAAAACATATGGTCCACAAAaacattctcctttccttctgaagGTTTTACGATGCATTGTTATCATTAACCAGTCTTTTACTATCAAACTTAAATGGCCAATTGAGACAAACAGTTCTGAGACCGTTCTTCCACCACTGATTAAGACTGGGGTGGCAGGTGTTGGGGATAATATTCATTTAGCCTTCTGAGCTTTCTGGGCAGACTTGGTGACCTTGCCAGCTCCAGCTGCCTTCTTGTCCACTGCCTTGATGACACCCACAGCGACTGTCTGTCTCACGTCACGCACAGCAAAACGGCCCAGGGGAGGATAATCAGAGAAGCTCTCGAAGCACATGGGCTTGCCAGGAACCATATCAACAATGGCAGCGTCACCAGATTTCAAGAATTTAGGGCCATCTTCCAGCTTTTTCCCAGAACGACGATCAATCTTCTCCTTCAGCTCAGCAAACTTGCAAGCGATGTGAGCTGTGTGACAATCCAGCACAGGTGCATATCCAGCACTGATTTGGCCTGGATGGTTCAAAATAATCACCTGAGCTGTGAAGCCAGCAGCTTCCATGGGTGGATCATTTTTGCTGTCACCAGCCACATTGCCACGACGGACATCTTTGACAGACACGTTCTTGACATTGAAGCCCACATTGTCCCCAGGAAGGGCTTCACTCAATGCTTCATGGTGCATTTCTACAGACTTCACTTCAGTTGTTACATTGACTGGAGCAAAGGTGACCACCATGCCAGGTTTGAGAACACCAGTCTCCACACGACCCACAGGGACAGTACCAATACCACCAATTTTGTAGACATCCTGGAGAGGCAAACGCAAGGGTTTGTCAGTTGGGCGAGTTGGTGGCAGGATGCAATCCAGAGCTTCAAGCAGGGTGGTTCCACTGGCGTTGCCGTCCTTACGGGTGACTTTCCATCCCTTGAACCATGGCATGTTAGCACTTGGCTCCAGCATGTTGTCACCATTCCAGCCAGAAATTGGCAGAAATGCTACTGTGTCGGGGTTGTAGCCAATTTTCTTAATGTAGGTGCTGACTTCCTTAACAATTTCCTCGTATCTCTTCTGGCTGtagggtggctcagtggaatCCATTTTGTTAACTCCAACAATTAGTTGTTTCACACCCAGAGTGTAAGCCAGAAGGGCATGCTCACGGGTCTGCCCATTCTTGGAGATACCGGCTTCAAATTCACCAACACCAGCAGCAACAATCAGGACAGCACAGTCAGCCTGGGATGTGCCTGTAATCATGTTTTTGATGAAGTCTCTGTGTCCTGGGGCATCAATGATAGTAACATAGTACTTGCTGGTCTCAAATTTCCACAGGGAGATATCAATGGTGATACCACGCTCACGTTCAGCTTTCAGTTTGTCCAAGACCCAGGTATATTTGAAGGAGCCCTTTCCCATCTCGGCAGCCTCCTTCTCGAACTTCTCAATTGTTCTCTTGTCGATCCCGCCACATTTGTAGATCAGATGGCCAGTCGTGGTAGACTTCCCTGAATCTACGTGCCCAATGACAACGATGTTGATGTgggttttctcttttcccattttggCTTAGGCTTAACGGTGGTTTTCACGACACCTGTGTCCTGGCGGCAAACCCGTTGCGAAAaagctgaatgttgagctttaagtcaactttttcactctcctctttcactttcatcaagaggctctttagttcctcttcacttacacacacacatacacactcacacacacacacacagatgatatagctcattcactttgctatacagcagaaactaatacaacattgttaagcaaattttggacttccctggtggctcaggcggtaaagaatccacctgcaatgcagaagacctaggtttgatccctaggttgggtagattccctggagaggggaatggcttcccactccagtattcttgctggagaattccatggacagaggagtctgccgagctacagtccatggggtcacaaagagtcagacatgactgagcgattaacacacgtacacacacaagcaactatactccaatataaaataatttttaaaaaagagacacaTTTGTGAAGTCATGGGGACTTTTACTGTTTAAATGGAAAGGagagggggggaaaaagaaatatacatcaTAGGAAAGGGGCATTGTTTCATCATAAGACCATAGAGAGGTAACATTCTTGTCTTGATCGCTACCTACTTGAGCTTCTCCATCTACTGATTTAGACTTTGCATATATAACTTCTATTACAAAGTAAGTTTTTGGAAGTCAAGATTCAAATTTTAATCCCTGGctgaaaaaatgaaagacaaaacttggagaagaggaagaaagataagcaggagaagaaagaggaagagggagaagaggaaggaagaggagaaagtagACCAGATCCTGACATTACTTCTGCTGCTTTATGGAGGGAAAGAACAGCAAGTTTCTAAAACTGCACTTCTGAGCCACTCTTCATGTGGGCATAACTTGGTGGGCATTTCTTTTGTGTGGCATGAGATCTTTCTAGTCCCTGGCTGCACACCCCAAGAGACACGTACCTCACAGGATCAAACTCAGAAAgcagagataaataaaatgttactgcCCACATCGGGTCACCTTGATCTATGTCTCTGCTTCAAATTCATCTTGGGAAAGCTTTTTAActtataaaaaggtaaaaataaacatGGCATAACTCTTAAATTCACCTTGGGACTGTATTTATTAAACTCTGTATCATGTGGCCTCATTCTGGGACTCAGCAGTATTTACTGACCAGCCTTCATCAACCATCTGCTGCTGTGAGCAGCTCATTTGCAGACCAACACGTTTCTCTTGGCTCTCATGCTCCCAAAATGCTGAATCAGAGCTGGAAACAGCCAACAACATTCCTAATCCCCTGTCTCCAACTGGACTTGACAGATGATAAAGCAAGTGTCCCAAAGGCTGGGAGGAGAATTTCATAGTGAGCAATGAGATAAGACACTATAAAATGCAGCCAAACTATTTTCCTCTCTGAAGTAAGACCTTGATCCTGTCTAACAATGTATTCTTCTTTTAAGGCTCAATGACCATCTTAAGCAATTCACCTTTGAACATGGTATCAAGGGCTGTCTTCCTTTTTCTAGTGATGCAGTAATCTATTCTTCTTACTGATATATCTTTATTAACTTCAGATTTTATAaggatttgaattttttttaaagatcatttatttatttatgactgtgttgggtctcaattgcagtgtgcaggctcctctctagctgaAGAGCAGAGGCTCAGTTactttgaggcatgtgggattctagtttcctgacctgggatggaacccacgtcccctgcattggaaggtggactcCCATCCAGTGGGCCCCCAGGCAAATCCCAAGGATTGCATTTTTAGATGTGGGTTGTGCTTCACCTTCTATAGAAAGGAGACAGATAGATGGACACCCTCAAACACGTGACACATTGAGATTGCCTTGATGGTCTCAGAAACTCTTAGGAAACAGAGCTGTCAAGACATGAGGAAGCGGTGGACAGGTGTTAACCAAGAAGGCTCTCCAGGGACAGAAAAGCCAATGACTCAGAGATGCAGAGCCCTAGATTTTTCAACAGGACCATGCTATGTAGCTCCTGGGCATCCAGTGAGGACCACAGCAACATGGTCCTAGTTTTAGAGACTGTGATAAGTGAGGTCAGAGCAGATGTGCGTAATCACCTCTAGGAGTGACGTGATCTATCAGTAAATTGAAGAATCCCTTATTTTTGACATTTAGAAAATCGACAAGCATCAATAATACCAATAACAAAATAGTGTTCTAGATCTCTGCATTataaggaaaag
The nucleotide sequence above comes from Cervus elaphus chromosome 28, mCerEla1.1, whole genome shotgun sequence. Encoded proteins:
- the LOC122685341 gene encoding elongation factor 1-alpha 1-like; translated protein: MGKEKTHINIVVIGHVDSGKSTTTGHLIYKCGGIDKRTIEKFEKEAAEMGKGSFKYTWVLDKLKAERERGITIDISLWKFETSKYYVTIIDAPGHRDFIKNMITGTSQADCAVLIVAAGVGEFEAGISKNGQTREHALLAYTLGVKQLIVGVNKMDSTEPPYSQKRYEEIVKEVSTYIKKIGYNPDTVAFLPISGWNGDNMLEPSANMPWFKGWKVTRKDGNASGTTLLEALDCILPPTRPTDKPLRLPLQDVYKIGGIGTVPVGRVETGVLKPGMVVTFAPVNVTTEVKSVEMHHEALSEALPGDNVGFNVKNVSVKDVRRGNVAGDSKNDPPMEAAGFTAQVIILNHPGQISAGYAPVLDCHTAHIACKFAELKEKIDRRSGKKLEDGPKFLKSGDAAIVDMVPGKPMCFESFSDYPPLGRFAVRDVRQTVAVGVIKAVDKKAAGAGKVTKSAQKAQKAK